Below is a window of Geomonas oryzisoli DNA.
GAACCCCGGCCAGTCGCAGCAGCAACGCGTAACAGGAGGCGAAGTACTCGCAGTTGCCACGCTTCTTGTCGAAGAGGAAGGCACCCAGCGGGTCTTCACCGACCGGAAGGTCGGTGTTGGCGTAGCGCAGGCGCTGGTCGCGGAAGAAAGCCTCCAGTGCCGTCATCTTCTCTTCGGTACTCCGGCCGGTACGCGCCAGCTCGCGCCCCAGGGCCCGCATCCGTTCCGAGACCTGCTCCGGAAGCCGGAGGTAGAAGTCCCGTTCGATGTGCCTGGTCCGGAGCGTGTCGGCGAGTACCGACTCGGCACGGTACCTCACCTTTTTGTCCAGGGGGCGCCGGGACACGAAGGTGCCGTCGCTGGCCCCCTCGTTGCGCAGGTCCGAGACGGCGCGGGTGACGTTGAGGGCGGGGAGATAGGAGGTAGCCGAGCGCTCGGGATAAATCTCCTGGAGCACCGCGTCCCCCTTGGCTACCGATGGGGCATCGCCGGCTACCGGCTCGCGCACCCAGGCGTCCTTTTTGAACGCGTTCAGAACCACCGCACGCCAGTACAGTTTCTGTTCCGGGACCTTGGGGGTCACCGCCCTCAGCACCACCCCCTTCACTTCCGAGACGGCCGGAGCGCTCCCCGGCTGCACCGTGTCCGACAGTCCCGTCTTCTTCCCTGCCGGCCCGTTCAAGAAGTTCCACATCGGATACTGCGTCCTGGGCAGGACGAAGAAGAGCAACAGGAGCAGCGGCAGCGAAGCGACCGGCATCAGCGCTGCCACGGTCAGCACCATCTTCGCCTCCCGCCCCGGCAGGACGGTTGCCGGATCCTGGGCGTGGAAGGTCAACAGCACCAGGGCCACGGCCACCAGGATCAGCAGGGAGAAGATATACACCAGGAAAACGGCGGATATTTCGTAGAGTGATGAGGCGGCCAGACAGAAGAGGGAAAGGGCGAAGGCCTGCA
It encodes the following:
- a CDS encoding transglutaminaseTgpA domain-containing protein gives rise to the protein MVRIDLLLSGLTACIALIGYLPLQAYLDPFARYFFPAALLLAAYLQFRGRPLPPRVLTPASILLFFFLASQFSLSRLVPVTADLLVVFLGVRLLGERIGRNYLQAFALSLFCLAASSLYEISAVFLVYIFSLLILVAVALVLLTFHAQDPATVLPGREAKMVLTVAALMPVASLPLLLLLFFVLPRTQYPMWNFLNGPAGKKTGLSDTVQPGSAPAVSEVKGVVLRAVTPKVPEQKLYWRAVVLNAFKKDAWVREPVAGDAPSVAKGDAVLQEIYPERSATSYLPALNVTRAVSDLRNEGASDGTFVSRRPLDKKVRYRAESVLADTLRTRHIERDFYLRLPEQVSERMRALGRELARTGRSTEEKMTALEAFFRDQRLRYANTDLPVGEDPLGAFLFDKKRGNCEYFASCYALLLRLAGVPSRLVGGYRGGTYNDIGGYYLVTEDMAHVWVEAYLDGVGWRMVDPSAWALGTVRGSQARGISMYLDMVGFYWDQAVVTYDLDKQLALVRNAGSKARNLHLPTSFGRGGLLALLAVVPLLLWILWRRRRPATVEARLLRRMLRQLAKRYPGEISGNEGLFELSARLHDRHLARFAAVYGSAVYHDRPLSRVEAAELEQIVREVSQDRP